From a single Hemitrygon akajei chromosome 28, sHemAka1.3, whole genome shotgun sequence genomic region:
- the LOC140717600 gene encoding histone H1-like, with translation MTETAPAETAPPAAPAAAKKTPKKKAAARSKPTGPSLGEQIVKIVVGCRDRKGMSGTAIIKALAGSGVDVVKLRPQIKMSIKRKVESGSLVQAKGSGISGSFKSGKGKTAVKVVKKANKPAAKKSPSKKLGAKKPAAKKVGGKKPAAKKVGGKKPAAKKPAAKKPAAKKAAAKKPAAKKAAPKPKKAAAPKTKAAKKPKSKSAKPKKTAVKK, from the coding sequence ATGACTGAGACAGCACCCGCCGAAACGGCTCCTCCAGCCGCACCCGCCGCCGCAAAGAAGACTCCCAAGAAGAAGGCGGCTGCCCGGAGCAAACCAACCGGTCCCTCGCTGGGCGAACAGATCGTTAAGATCGTGGTGGGTTGTCGCGATAGGAAGGGTATGTCCGGTACGGCCATCATTAAGGCTCTGGCCGGCAGCGGTGTCGATGTGGTGAAACTTCGCCCCCAGATCAAGATGAGCATCAAGAGGAAAGTGGAAAGCGGCTCCTTGGTTCAGGCCAAGGGCTCGGGTATTTCGGGATCCTTTAAATCCGGTAAAGGAAAAACTGCCgtgaaggtggtgaagaaagcgaacAAGCCAGCGGCAAAGAAATCTCCCAGTAAGAAGCTTGGCGCCAAGAAACCAGCGGCTAAGAAAGTGGGAGGTAAGAAACCAGCGGCTAAGAAAGTGGGAGGTAAGAAACCCGCGGCTAAGAAACCAGCAGCTAAGAAACCCGCGGCTAAAAAAGCGGCAGCTAAGAAACCCGCGGCTAAGAAAGCGGCGCCGAAGCCCAAGAAAGCCGCAGCCCCGAAGACGAAGGCGGCCAAGAAGCCGAAGTCGAAATCTGCGAAACCCAAGAAGACAGCAGTCAAAAAGTGA
- the LOC140717601 gene encoding histone H2AX-like, with protein sequence MSGRGKGGAGKARSKAKSRSSRAGLQFPVGRVHRLLRKGNYAERVGAGAPVYLAAVLEYLTAEILELAGNAARDNKKTRIIPRHLQLAVRNDEELNKLLGGVTIAQGGVLPNIQAVLLPKKTGAASK encoded by the coding sequence ATGTCTGGACGTGGAAAAGGCGGCGCTGGCAAAGCTCGGTCCAAGGCCAAATCTCGCTCTTCTCGGGCTGGACTGCAGTTCCCGGTCGGccgggttcacagactcctgagaAAGGGCAACTATGCTGAGCGGGTGGGTGCCGGAGCCCCGGTCTAtctggctgctgtgctcgagTATCTGACGGCCGAAATCCTCGAATTGGCCGGCAACGCGGCCCGGGACAATAAGAAGACCCGCATCATCCCCCGACACCTGCAGCTGGCCGTCCGCAACGACGAGGAGCTGAACAAGCTGCTGGGAGGCGTGACTATCGCTCAGGGCGGTGTGTTACCCAACATCCAGGCCGTCCTGTTGCCCAAGAAAACCGGCGCTGCCAGTAAGTGA